Proteins encoded together in one Camelina sativa cultivar DH55 chromosome 9, Cs, whole genome shotgun sequence window:
- the LOC104711846 gene encoding serine/threonine-protein kinase KIPK1-like produces the protein MGSFGGACEIVEEKDDEVRLPKHSGRYGKSVMGSSSKDSERKPREYHGSLEYDIDKLFQSISVKPSTRLMSASFNNHETSASAGPSRTTSPSKRIASMKKPGTPQSPRVFGLSDSVSLKQALRDRCISKASEMAAQKRLSKSAAASPRVSEADRIKSLYDQVSNESTSSRSGLVPLDKGKGSLVEKPLITSNDKPSSSKSVAPRFEEPANPISEPSQDGTILGLQGMENQMREIKLLHKSDKSGSCLSSGSGDYEIELDENFASPSTHAFVQDDVIEIDKHVTSLPSHSSEKVNATELDNNIPSSALDSEQKGKLDDAPSSGTEKSKTVRKVTRMIPRPKQPKRKILLKKKLKIGLVSATYPTKNDEEIVPSLDSSANQLLCQRCHCSLKSTSIDNHPPSCTASHSPEICSQSLSSVSNNVGKEAHQVSDGNSTGSCNVSQSSEAEIVIMKQDFSSSNNSGNVAMHEKERENPTSSEKFEFSLSSKDSLGDYSRSTSMSEESNLSRFSCGNKPHMSMDVRWEAIKHVKVQYGSMGLRHFNLLKKLGCGDIGTVYLAELIGTNCLFAIKVMDNEFLARRKKSPRAQAEREILKMLDHPFLPTLYAQFTSDNLSCLVMEYCPGGDLHVLRQKQLGRCFPEPAARFYVAEILLALEYLHMLGIIYRDLKPENILVREDGHIMLTDFDLSLRCAVNPTLLRSNSPPGKDPARISGPYNTSNCIQPFCISEPSCQVSCFSPRLSSNQQQQGRKQKKADHLSKSQQQLKRSLPQLVAEPTEARSNSFVGTHEYLAPEIIKGEGHGAAVDWWTFGVLLYELLYGKTPFKGYNNDETLANVVLQNLKFPDSPLVSFQAKDLIRGLLVKEPENRLGSQKGSAEIKRHPFFEGLNWALIRCAIPPELPDFYEYGGGAEAAADSPGGSDSKYLECKAIGDHLEFELF, from the exons ATGGGATCGTTTGGAGGTGCTTGTGAAATTGTGGAAGAGAAGGATGATGAAGTTAGATTGCCAAAACATTCCGGGAGATATGGTAAATCTGTTATGGGATCATCGAGTAAAGATTCGGAGCGGAAGCCGCGAGAGTACCATGGCTCTCTTGAGTATGACATTGATAAGCTTTTTCAGTCGATTTCTGTGAAACCATCAACAAGGTTGATGAGTGCTTCTTTCAATAATCATGAGACGAGCGCGAGTGCTGGTCCAAGCAGGACTACAAGCCCTTCCAAGAGAATTGCTTCCATGAAAAAACCGGGGACACCTCAGTCGCCTAGAGTTTTTGGTCTCTCTGATTCGGTTTCCTTGAAGCAGGCTTTGAGGGATCGTTGCATTTCCAAGGCGTCGGAGATGGCTGCTCAGAAACGGTTGTCGAAATCCGCAGCTGCTTCTCCGAGGGTGTCAGAAGCAGACAGGATAAAGAGTTTGTATGACCAAGTTTCGAATGAATCTACTAGCAGCAGGTCTGGGCTTGTTCCTTTGGACAAGGGTAAAGGAAGTTTGGTTGAGAAACCTCTGATAACGTCAAACGATAAGCCAAGCTCTTCAAAGAGTGTAGCTCCGCGGTTTGAAGAGCCTGCTAACCCCATTTCTGAGCCATCTCAAGATGGAACCATTTTGGGATTACAAGGAATGGAAAATCAAATGCGGGAGATTAAGCTGTTGCATAAATCCGACAAATCTGGGTCTTGTCTTAGTTCTGGCAGTGGAGATTATGAGATAGAGTTAGATGAAAATTTTGCGTCTCCTTCCACTCATGCGTTTGTTCAAGATGATGTGATAGAGATAGACAAACATGTCACCTCACTGCCTTCTCATTCTAGCGAGAAAGTTAATGCGACAGAGCTTGACAATAATATTCCCTCATCTGCTTTAGACTCAGAGCAGAAAGGGAAGTTGGATGATGCACCTAGTTCAGGGACAGAGAAGAGCAAAACAGTACGAAAGGTAACAAGAATGATTCCACGTCCAAAACAACCCAAAAGGAAGATTTTGCtcaagaagaagttaaaaatcGGGTTGGTTTCAGCAACTTACCCAACAAAAAACGATGAAGAAATTGTTCCTTCCTTAGATTCTAGTGCCAATCAACTTCTCTGCCAGAGATGTCACTGTTCGTTGAAGAGCACCAGCATTGATAACCACCCACCCTCATGTACTGCTAGTCATAGTCCTGAGATTTGCTCACAAAGTTTGAGTTCTGTTTCAAATAATGTTGGTAAAGAAGCTCATCAAGTATCTGATGGGAACTCCACTGGTTCTTGTAATGTCAGTCAAAGCTCTGAAGCTGAGATTGTCATCATGAAACAAGATTTTTCCTCGAGCAATAACAGTGGAAACGTTGCAATGCatgaaaaggaaagagagaatcCAACTTCAAGTGAGAAATTCGAGTTTTCTTTGAGTTCAAAAGATAGTCTTGGGGATTATAGCAGGAGCACAAGCATGAGCGAAGAGAGCAATCTGAGCAGATTTAGCTGTGGGAATAAGCCTCACATGTCGATGGATGTGAGATGGGAAGCGATTAAGCATGTGAAGGTTCAATACGGCTCTATGGGTTTACGACACTTCAACCTTTTGAAGAAACTCGGTTGTGGAGATATAGGAACAGTCTATCTCGCCGAGCTGATTGGTACAAACTGTTTGTTTGCCATAAAGGTCATGGACAACGAGTTCTTGGCAAGAAGGAAAAAGTCTCCACGGGCACAAGCAGAAAGAGAAATACTTAAAATGTTGGACCATCCTTTTCTTCCTACATTATACGCTCAATTTACTTCGGATAATTTGTCTTGTCTAGTCATGGAGTATTGTCCTGGAGGAGATCTTCATGTCCTCAGACAGAAGCAGCTAGGCCGGTGTTTCCCTGAACCTGCAGCAAG attctATGTTGCTGAAATTCTCCTTGCATTGGAGTATTTACACATGCTTGGTATCATATACCGAGACCTGAAACCGGAGAACATTCTTGTCCGGGAAGATGGACACATTATGCTTACGGATTTCGACCTCTCACTCCGTTGTGCTGTGAACCCGACTCTTCTCAGGTCAAATTCTCCGCCTGGTAAAGATCCGGCAAGGATTTCAGGTCCATACAACACATCCAACTGTATACAACCATTCTGTATCAGCGAACCATCTTGCCAGGTTTCTTGTTTCAGCCCTAGGCTCTCctcaaaccaacaacaacaaggtagaaaacaaaagaaggcCGATCATCTTTCGAAAAGTCAACAACAGTTGAAGAGATCATTGCCTCAGCTCGTGGCTGAACCAACCGAGGCAAGGTCCAATTCATTTGTGGGAACACACGAGTACTTAGCCCCAGAGATCATTAAAGGAGAAGGACACGGCGCTGCGGTTGACTGGTGGACTTTTGGGGTTCTCCTTTACGAGCTTCTGTATGGGAAAACACCTTTCAAAGGTTACAACAACGACGAGACTTTGGCCAATGTTGTGTTGCAGAACCTCAAGTTTCCGGATAGTCCGCTTGTGAGCTTTCAGGCAAAGGATTTGATCAGAGGGCTCCTGGTTAAAGAACCAGAGAACCGGCTTGGGTCACAGAAAGGATCTGCAGAGATCAAAAGACATCCTTTCTTTGAAGGACTGAATTGGGCTCTGATCAGGTGTGCAATCCCGCCTGAGCTTCCAGATTTCTATGAGTATGGTGGTGGAGCGGAGGCAGCTGCGGATTCACCTGGCGGCAGTGATAGTAAGTATCTTGAATGTAAAGCCATAGGCGATCATCTTGAGTTCGAGTTGTTTTAA
- the LOC104711850 gene encoding growth-regulating factor 4-like translates to MDLQLKQWRSQQQNESEEQGSATKISNFFFDQIQSQTAATSGAAAAAPLPLFVPEPTSSSSFSCFSPDSSSSSSKFLKIGNLFSWAQWQELELQALIYRYMLAGASVPQELLLPIKKSLIHQSPMHFLHHPLQHSFPHQQPSWYWGRGAMDPEPGRCKRTDGKKWRCSRDVVAGHKYCDRHIHRGRNRSRKPVETATTTTTTTTTTTATTAAPSFVLGEELGHGHRPNNNHFFSSGSSQHLQLNHQQSCSSEMKQENNNNSNNHKRPYEAQNGFSNGRSDDGHILRHFFDDWPRSSDSTSSPMSSSNCHLSISMPGNGNTSSDVSLKLSTGNEEEEEENMRNNNNNNNNEREQLNWWSNGGNHHNNMGGPLAEALRSASSTPSVLHQMGISTQVFH, encoded by the exons ATGGACTTGCAACTGAAACAATGGAGAAGTCAGCAGCAGAATGAGTCAGAAGAACAAGGCTCTGCGACTAAGATATCAAACTTTTTCTTTGATCAGATTCAGTCCCAAACTGCAGCAACTTCTGGTGCTGCTGCTGCggctcctcttcctctctttgtCCCTGAACccacatcttcctcttctttctcatgCTTCTCTcctgactcttcttcttcttcttccaagttCCTCA AGATAGGAAACTTGTTCAGCTGGGCACAGTGGCAAGAACTTGAGCTACAAGCACTGATCTACAGATACATGTTGGCTGGTGCTTCTGTTCCTCAAGAACTCCTCTTACCCATCAAGAAAAGTCTCATCCATCAGTCCCCTATGCATTTCCTTCACCATCCTCTTCAGCATAGTTTTCCTCATCAACAACCTTCTt GGTATTGGGGAAGAGGAGCAATGGATCCTGAGCCAGGGAGGTGCAAGAGAACAGACGGCAAGAAATGGAGATGTTCGAGGGATGTTGTAGCCGGTCACAAGTATTGCGACCGCCACATCCACCGTGGACGAAACCGTTCAAGAAAGCCTGTGGAAACCGCCACAACCAccactacaacaacaacaacaacaacagcaacaaccgCCGCACCTTCTTTTGTTCTAGGGGAGGAGCTTGGTCATGGTCATAGACCAAACAACAACCACTTCTTCTCCTCTGGTTCATCTCAACATCTCCAACTTAATCATCAACAAAG ttGTTCTTCAGAgatgaaacaagaaaacaacaacaacagtaacAATCACAAGAGGCCATATGAAGCTCAAAATGGATTCAGCAATGGAAGATCAGACGATGGTCACATCTTGAGGCATTTCTTTGACGATTGGCCACGGTCATCTGACTCTACTTCCAGTCCAATGAGCTCATCAAATTGTCATCTTTCAATCTCCATGCCTGGTAACGGTAACACTTCTTCAGATGTTTCTCTAAAACTTTCTACaggcaatgaagaagaagaagaagagaacatgagaaacaacaacaacaataacaacaatgaGAGGGAGCAATTGAATTGGTGGAGCAATGGTGGGAACCATCATAACAATATGGGTGGACCATTAGCTGAGGCCTTGAGGTCAGCCTCGTCGACTCCAAGTGTTCTTCATCAGATGGGCATCTCAACTCAAGTCTTTCATTGa
- the LOC104711849 gene encoding uncharacterized protein LOC104711849, with protein sequence MKYVKPLSLLGNALKTKVSVPGRFLGLDVGDKYVGLAISDPSNMIASPLSVLLRKKTNIDLMATDFQNLVKAFSVSGLVVGYPFGKLNNVEDVVTVNLFIEELRKTEKLKDVKYTYWDERLSSKTVELLLKPLNLHPVQEKTMSDKLAAVVILQEYLDCANRCVNTEPAE encoded by the exons ATGAAGTATGTGAAGCCATTGAGCTTATTGGGTAATGCGTTGAAGACAAAAGTATCAGTCCCTGGTCGTTTTCTCGGTTTAGATGTTGGTGATAAGTATGTTGGATTAGCTATCTCAGATCCTTCAAATATGATTGCGTCTCCATTGAG TGTTCTGCttaggaagaaaacaaacattgaCTTGATGGCTACAGATTTTCAGAACTTG GTCAAAGCATTCTCAGTGTCGGGCTTAGTTGTTGGTTATCCATTTGGGAAACTGAACAATGTAGAGgat GTTGTCACTGTGAACCTTTTCATTGAGGAACTTCGTAAAACCGAAAAACTGAAGGATGTGAAGTACACATATTGGGACGAGAGATTATCATCAAAG ACTGTTGAACTGTTGTTGAAGCCCTTGAATCTGCATCCAGTTCAAGAGAAGACAATGTCGGATAAGTTAGCCGCAGTAGTTATACTTCAG GAGTACTTAGATTGCGCAAATAGGTGTGTAAACACTGAGCCAGCAGAGTAA
- the LOC104711848 gene encoding uncharacterized protein LOC104711848 — protein sequence MSSKNNLGAAAASAINNTNGKLPMEENEDEEIWKVAVSRFQAREEEIERKKMTVKEKVQQRLGFAEEATRCLTQTLEELEIMGDPMRKEVGMVRKKIDLANRDIKSLAQSCQKKEKEYKETLEAFNEKNKEKAHLVSMLMELLAESERLRIKKLEEINKTVGTLQ from the exons ATGAGTAGCAAGAACAACTTGGGAGCTGCTGCAGCTTCTGCAATCAACAACACCAATGGTAAGCTACCAATGGAGGAGAATGAAGACGAAGAGATATGGAAAGTTGCAGTGTCGAGGTTTCAagccagagaagaagagatcgagaggaagaagatgactgtTAAGGAAAAAGTTCAACAGCGGCTCGGTTTTGCAGAGGAAGCTACAAGATGCTTAACTCAAACACTGGAG GAGCTAGAGATTATGGGAGATCCTATGAGAAAAGAAGTTGGAATGGTGAGGAAGAAAATAGACTTGGCGAATAGAGATATCAAATCTTTGGCACAAAGCTGTCAGAAGAAG GAGAAGGAATACAAAGAGACATTGGAAGCTTTCAAcgaaaagaacaaagagaaggCTCATCTTGTTTCAATGTTAATGGAG CTACTGGCTGAAAGTGAAAGACTAAGGATAAAGAAACTGGAAGAAATCAACAAGACTGTTGGAACCTTGCAATAA